In Streptomyces thermolilacinus SPC6, a single genomic region encodes these proteins:
- a CDS encoding methylaspartate mutase, with the protein MSLLTPPAADPVRHDAAAPVRPGGAADPARPGTDVPYDNRFSAFVHRTSRAGGLVVQPRMGFAEIPVMRDGLLGVRAARAASVGTITLDSYTRVNDHESAREALRTGAELNGFPLVAHGADTTRAMLAGVAGPDFPVQVRHGSALPYPLFEAMVEAGIDATEGGPVSYCLPYSRVPLSEAVDAWSRCCELLASQELQMHLESFGGCMLGQLCPPSLLVALSVLEGLFFAEHGLRSISLSYAQQTHAGQDLEALAALRRLAGERLGDLDWHVVLYTYMGVYPRTPVGSFRILEDSARLAVRSGTERLIVKTPAEAHRIPTVQENVDALEFAAYVADDEARHGRPQEPTTTGVYEEARMLVDSTLELAPTVGAALVRAFARGHLDVPYCLHLDNANRARAYVDPAGLLRWRDPGAMPVTADPAAGRDPLSAQGLIDMLGYNERRFDREQLTRVNHPQGSLT; encoded by the coding sequence ATGAGCCTCCTGACCCCGCCAGCCGCCGACCCCGTACGGCACGACGCCGCCGCGCCCGTACGGCCCGGTGGCGCCGCCGATCCCGCACGCCCCGGCACCGACGTGCCGTACGACAACCGCTTCTCCGCCTTCGTGCACCGCACCAGCCGCGCGGGCGGGCTCGTCGTCCAGCCGCGCATGGGCTTCGCGGAGATCCCCGTCATGCGCGACGGCCTCCTCGGTGTGCGCGCCGCCCGTGCCGCGTCCGTCGGCACCATCACCCTCGACAGCTACACCCGCGTCAACGACCACGAATCGGCCCGCGAGGCCCTGCGCACCGGCGCCGAACTCAACGGCTTCCCACTCGTCGCGCACGGTGCCGACACGACCCGCGCCATGCTCGCCGGGGTCGCCGGGCCGGACTTCCCCGTCCAGGTGCGGCACGGCTCCGCCCTCCCGTACCCGCTGTTCGAGGCGATGGTCGAGGCGGGCATCGACGCCACCGAGGGCGGGCCCGTCTCGTACTGCCTGCCCTACAGCCGCGTCCCGCTCAGCGAGGCCGTCGACGCCTGGTCCCGCTGCTGCGAACTGCTCGCCTCGCAGGAGCTGCAGATGCACCTGGAGAGCTTCGGCGGCTGCATGCTCGGCCAGCTCTGCCCGCCGAGCCTGCTCGTCGCGCTCAGCGTCCTGGAGGGCCTGTTCTTCGCCGAGCACGGACTGCGCAGCATCTCCCTGAGCTACGCCCAGCAGACCCACGCGGGCCAGGACCTGGAGGCCCTCGCCGCGCTGCGCCGCCTCGCCGGGGAACGCCTCGGCGACCTCGACTGGCACGTCGTCCTCTACACGTACATGGGCGTCTACCCGCGCACCCCCGTCGGCTCGTTCCGCATCCTGGAGGACAGCGCCCGCCTCGCCGTCCGCAGCGGCACCGAACGGCTCATCGTCAAGACCCCGGCCGAGGCGCACCGCATCCCCACCGTCCAGGAGAACGTGGACGCGCTGGAGTTCGCCGCGTACGTCGCCGACGACGAGGCCCGCCACGGCAGGCCGCAGGAGCCCACCACGACCGGCGTGTACGAGGAGGCCCGGATGCTCGTGGACTCCACCCTGGAGCTCGCGCCGACCGTCGGCGCCGCCCTCGTCCGCGCCTTCGCCCGGGGCCACCTCGACGTGCCGTACTGCCTGCACCTCGACAACGCCAACCGCGCCCGCGCCTACGTCGATCCGGCCGGGCTGCTCCGCTGGCGCGACCCGGGCGCCATGCCCGTCACCGCCGACCCGGCCGCGGGACGCGACCCGCTGTCCGCGCAGGGCCTCATCGACATGCTCGGCTACAACGAGCGCCGCTTCGACCGCGAGCAACTGACCCGCGTCAACCACCCGCAGGGGAGCCTGACATGA
- a CDS encoding DMT family transporter, whose product MSTETRSASTELKGSIELTAAMILSGTLGIFVVESGASPFNVVFFRCLFGAVALGLYCLVRGFFKNHGFTPKKVGLAALGGVFIVFNWAFLFESYESTSITVATVVYHTQPFYVMLLGAVLFRDKITATKLGWLVVAFAGLVLVAGVSLSDFQDGDKSGYLAGLGLALLAAVFYALSTVITKRVTGVKPHLVALIQVVLGIPLLAPFAAFGEMGGMGADWGWLIGLGLIHTCLMYVLMYSSYQKLPTAKIAVLAFVYPAVAMLCDWAVYGHSITLLQALGIPLIVGASLGVNLGWTFGPRRAAAEPAADKPAAGAADKAADSASSSAPLPSGARTTAGTTDAADKITIGESR is encoded by the coding sequence ATGAGTACGGAGACACGCTCCGCGAGCACCGAGCTGAAAGGATCGATCGAGCTCACCGCGGCGATGATCCTGTCCGGCACGCTCGGCATCTTCGTCGTCGAGTCGGGCGCTTCGCCCTTCAACGTCGTCTTCTTCCGCTGCCTGTTCGGCGCGGTCGCCCTCGGCCTCTACTGCCTGGTCCGCGGCTTCTTCAAGAACCACGGCTTCACCCCGAAGAAGGTCGGCCTGGCCGCCCTGGGCGGTGTCTTCATCGTCTTCAACTGGGCGTTCCTCTTCGAGTCGTACGAGTCGACCTCGATCACCGTGGCGACCGTCGTCTACCACACGCAGCCGTTCTACGTGATGCTGCTCGGCGCGGTCCTGTTCCGCGACAAGATCACCGCGACGAAGCTCGGCTGGCTCGTCGTCGCGTTCGCCGGCCTGGTCCTCGTCGCCGGGGTGTCCCTGTCCGACTTCCAGGACGGCGACAAGAGCGGCTACCTCGCCGGGCTCGGCCTGGCCCTGCTCGCCGCCGTGTTCTACGCCCTGTCCACCGTCATCACCAAGCGTGTCACCGGCGTGAAGCCGCACCTCGTGGCGCTGATCCAGGTCGTGCTCGGCATCCCGCTGCTGGCGCCGTTCGCCGCGTTCGGCGAGATGGGCGGCATGGGCGCCGACTGGGGCTGGCTGATCGGCCTGGGCCTGATCCACACGTGCCTCATGTACGTGCTGATGTACTCCTCGTACCAGAAGCTGCCCACCGCGAAGATCGCCGTCCTGGCCTTCGTCTACCCGGCCGTCGCCATGCTCTGCGACTGGGCCGTGTACGGGCACAGCATCACCCTGCTCCAGGCGCTCGGCATCCCGCTCATCGTCGGGGCGAGCCTCGGTGTGAACCTCGGCTGGACCTTCGGCCCGCGCCGTGCCGCCGCCGAGCCGGCCGCCGACAAGCCCGCGGCCGGTGCCGCCGACAAGGCCGCCGACAGCGCTTCCTCCTCCGCACCGCTGCCGTCCGGGGCCCGGACCACGGCCGGGACCACCGACGCAGCCGACAAGATCACGATTGGAGAGTCGCGATGA
- a CDS encoding amino acid kinase family protein, with translation MSAPAVLKFGGSSFRTLAAYGDLARALSDRIEREGTRLVVVVSGQPGETEQFRERLNQVNPHPEDETVAGLLTLADTIGAQLLSTALNRVGRTATVLAGHQLGLVTNSNFMWARLEHTDPEPLRTALRDHEVVVVPGGQAADAQGRPTWLGKNSSDLSAVAVAAAVGADRCEIHSDVDGIYSTDPHLVSGTRLLKEVSYNIAALMSLYGAKVLHRRAVRLAQKHRVEIVCRLNRAPFTIGSVIGTGGTEASAVVLNQRSVALSYDSDAEADQAFNAFHNANIDTIRLTTGPRVAVIGGFVDLEEFQRRNGLTPGTYAGVPVTALRGSKVATHLAPGEDAALHLAQWLHDRLQDPDAPLPEPESDSIPVLEGV, from the coding sequence GTGAGCGCACCCGCCGTCCTCAAGTTCGGCGGGTCCAGCTTCCGCACACTCGCCGCGTACGGAGACCTCGCGCGGGCGCTCAGCGACCGGATCGAGCGCGAGGGGACCCGGCTCGTCGTGGTCGTCAGCGGCCAGCCCGGTGAGACCGAGCAGTTCCGCGAGCGCCTCAACCAGGTCAACCCGCACCCAGAGGACGAGACCGTCGCCGGGCTGCTGACCCTCGCCGACACGATCGGCGCCCAGCTGCTGTCCACCGCGCTCAACCGGGTCGGACGCACCGCGACCGTCCTCGCCGGACACCAGCTGGGCCTGGTCACCAACTCCAACTTCATGTGGGCCCGCCTCGAACACACCGACCCCGAGCCGCTGCGCACCGCGCTGCGCGACCACGAGGTGGTCGTCGTGCCGGGCGGGCAGGCCGCCGACGCGCAGGGCCGCCCGACGTGGCTCGGCAAGAACAGCTCCGACCTGTCGGCGGTGGCGGTCGCCGCGGCCGTCGGCGCCGACCGCTGCGAGATCCACTCCGACGTGGACGGCATCTACAGCACCGACCCGCACCTGGTGAGCGGCACCCGGCTGCTGAAGGAGGTCTCGTACAACATCGCCGCGCTGATGTCCCTGTACGGGGCGAAGGTGCTGCACCGCAGGGCCGTGCGGCTGGCGCAGAAGCACCGCGTGGAGATCGTCTGCCGCCTCAACCGGGCGCCGTTCACGATCGGTTCGGTCATCGGCACGGGCGGTACGGAGGCGTCGGCGGTGGTGCTCAACCAGCGCTCCGTCGCCCTGTCGTACGACTCCGACGCCGAAGCCGACCAGGCGTTCAACGCCTTCCACAACGCGAACATCGACACGATCCGCCTCACCACCGGGCCGCGGGTGGCCGTCATCGGCGGCTTCGTGGACCTGGAGGAGTTCCAGCGCCGCAACGGCCTGACCCCCGGCACGTACGCGGGTGTCCCCGTCACGGCCCTGCGCGGCAGCAAGGTCGCCACGCACCTCGCGCCGGGCGAGGACGCCGCCCTGCACCTGGCGCAGTGGCTGCACGACCGCCTCCAGGACCCCGACGCGCCGCTGCCCGAGCCCGAATCCGACTCCATACCCGTACTAGAGGGAGTGTGA
- a CDS encoding aspartate-semialdehyde dehydrogenase, which translates to MTPGTTTLEATGTAGATVPPRVAIVGATGAVGSTLMELMESRGFRYGELHLVASSRSAGRVLTVGEREYTVVAVEDFDFSRVDVAFFSAGTAVSEKWVPVATEAGALVIDNTIAFRMDPDTPLVVPQVNAHELDRRPASGIVANPNCSTIPLVRLLRGVEDRWGVRNAVVSTYQAASGLGYSGVEELQESSRAALQGPDADFEATHFRPTLAFNVIPKIDRFLDSGFTLEEEKMLRESRKILGLPHLDVTTTCVRVPVANCHSEAVYVECQEPVDRAELVRLLAALPEVRVHDEETISAFPTPAVVDSSDIVHVGRVRVTQNNPRAFWLWLVADNLRIGAALNALQIGEELVARGTLEGRP; encoded by the coding sequence ATGACTCCTGGCACCACCACCCTCGAGGCCACCGGCACCGCCGGGGCCACCGTCCCCCCGCGCGTCGCCATCGTCGGCGCCACCGGCGCCGTCGGCAGCACGCTCATGGAGCTGATGGAGTCGCGCGGCTTCCGCTACGGCGAGCTGCACCTGGTCGCCTCCTCCCGCTCGGCGGGCCGCGTCCTGACCGTCGGGGAGCGCGAGTACACGGTCGTCGCCGTCGAGGACTTCGACTTCTCCCGCGTGGACGTCGCGTTCTTCTCCGCCGGTACGGCCGTCAGCGAGAAGTGGGTGCCCGTCGCCACCGAGGCGGGCGCGCTCGTCATCGACAACACGATCGCCTTCCGCATGGACCCGGACACGCCGCTGGTCGTGCCGCAGGTCAACGCCCACGAGCTGGACCGGCGCCCCGCCTCGGGGATCGTCGCCAACCCGAACTGCTCGACCATCCCGCTCGTACGGCTGCTGCGCGGCGTCGAGGACCGCTGGGGCGTCCGCAACGCGGTCGTCAGCACCTACCAGGCCGCCTCCGGCCTCGGCTACTCCGGTGTGGAGGAGCTCCAGGAGTCCAGCCGGGCCGCCCTCCAGGGCCCCGACGCCGACTTCGAGGCGACCCACTTCCGCCCGACGCTCGCCTTCAACGTCATCCCGAAGATCGACCGCTTCCTCGACTCCGGCTTCACGCTGGAGGAGGAGAAGATGCTCCGCGAGTCCCGCAAGATCCTCGGCCTGCCGCACCTGGACGTCACCACCACCTGCGTCCGCGTGCCCGTCGCCAACTGCCACTCCGAGGCCGTGTACGTGGAGTGCCAGGAGCCCGTGGACCGCGCCGAGCTGGTCCGGCTCCTCGCCGCCCTCCCGGAGGTCCGGGTCCACGACGAGGAGACCATCAGCGCGTTCCCGACGCCGGCCGTGGTGGACAGCTCCGACATCGTCCACGTCGGGCGGGTCCGCGTCACGCAGAACAACCCGCGCGCGTTCTGGCTGTGGCTCGTCGCCGACAACCTCCGCATCGGCGCCGCCCTCAACGCCCTCCAGATCGGCGAGGAGCTCGTCGCCCGCGGCACCCTGGAGGGCAGGCCGTGA
- a CDS encoding TauD/TfdA family dioxygenase → MTTTADRPLAPAADRSTVAVPTFAEIRLPDEVRDALGTALTAVGDPTTDIDHAMTRYHQAFAALPTGLLQQLIDFGRHIDAPGVALVDNLPVDPELPDTPDDGGPARGKATFVAEGVLLGLSGLLGEPIGVTTEKAGRLVHDVIPVQGGARTQTNQGSEVFLNFHSDITHDVIGRYDIANPDFLVLSCVRADHEGIAMTSYADARDISAALEPEVLETLRSPLFRLNAPGSYTRDVAGDTEVLSDPVPLISGAGEYPEIVISANGVRALTSGAEAALSRLQEVCRAVSHTVRLRPGQALLINNRKGVHARSTFTARYDGRDRWLQRTYVRRNLWDIRYRVTPDNRRVHF, encoded by the coding sequence ATGACCACCACCGCCGACCGTCCGCTCGCGCCCGCCGCGGACCGGAGCACCGTGGCGGTGCCCACCTTCGCCGAGATCCGTCTGCCCGACGAGGTCCGGGACGCGCTCGGCACGGCGCTCACCGCCGTCGGCGACCCGACGACGGACATCGACCACGCGATGACCCGCTACCACCAGGCGTTCGCCGCGCTGCCGACCGGGCTGCTCCAGCAGCTCATCGACTTCGGCCGCCACATCGACGCGCCCGGCGTCGCCCTGGTGGACAACCTGCCCGTGGACCCCGAGCTGCCGGACACCCCGGACGACGGCGGCCCCGCCCGGGGCAAGGCCACGTTCGTCGCGGAGGGCGTCCTGCTGGGGCTGAGCGGCCTGCTGGGCGAACCGATCGGTGTCACCACCGAGAAGGCCGGCCGCCTCGTCCACGACGTGATCCCCGTCCAGGGCGGCGCCCGCACGCAGACCAACCAGGGCTCGGAGGTGTTCCTCAACTTCCACAGCGACATCACGCACGACGTGATCGGCCGGTACGACATCGCCAACCCGGACTTCCTGGTCCTGAGCTGTGTGCGCGCCGACCACGAGGGCATCGCCATGACCAGTTACGCCGACGCCCGCGACATCTCGGCGGCGCTCGAACCGGAGGTGCTGGAGACGCTGCGCTCCCCGCTGTTCCGGCTCAACGCGCCGGGCAGCTACACCCGCGACGTCGCCGGTGACACCGAGGTCCTCTCCGACCCGGTCCCGCTGATCAGCGGCGCGGGCGAGTACCCGGAGATCGTGATCTCCGCGAACGGCGTACGGGCCCTCACCAGCGGCGCCGAGGCCGCCCTGTCCCGCCTCCAGGAGGTCTGCCGGGCCGTGTCCCACACGGTACGGCTCCGCCCGGGGCAGGCCCTGCTGATCAACAACCGCAAGGGCGTCCACGCCCGGTCCACGTTCACGGCCCGCTACGACGGCCGCGACCGCTGGCTGCAGCGCACCTACGTCCGCCGCAACCTGTGGGACATCCGCTACCGCGTCACCCCGGACAACCGCCGGGTGCACTTCTGA
- a CDS encoding transporter substrate-binding domain-containing protein has product MSDALTLTRPAATLEGVRARGAVRAVVSRGIRGLSLRGADGTWTGLDTDVARAVAAAALGDPDAVEWLPSDPAGRLDPLRAGDADLTVCNLTWTLGREAAWPVLFAGVTCYDGEGFLVRQGSGVEHPEDLHGKRLAVQAGTTSAANLAAWYGPRGLAVEPVAYPTPAETLAAYASGDCAAYVLDRTALAGERAALPDPEAHVILDAAISREPMAAAVRDDDADWYRLCRWVLQLLVAAEHHADEAERGPGGRAEGLAEAARLAGRHGPSLGLDEGWAARVLDATGTYGDIYERNLGAASGLGVPRGLNELWTRGGLHFAVPLV; this is encoded by the coding sequence ATGAGCGACGCCCTCACCCTGACCCGCCCGGCCGCCACTCTGGAGGGCGTGCGCGCCCGCGGGGCCGTCCGCGCGGTCGTCAGCCGCGGCATCCGGGGCCTGTCCCTGCGCGGCGCCGACGGCACCTGGACCGGCCTGGACACGGACGTGGCGCGCGCGGTCGCCGCCGCCGCGCTGGGCGACCCGGACGCCGTCGAGTGGCTGCCCTCCGACCCCGCCGGACGGCTGGACCCGCTGCGCGCCGGGGACGCCGACCTGACCGTCTGCAACCTGACCTGGACGCTCGGCCGCGAAGCCGCCTGGCCGGTCCTCTTCGCCGGGGTGACCTGCTACGACGGCGAGGGCTTCCTCGTCCGCCAAGGCAGCGGCGTCGAACACCCCGAGGACCTGCACGGCAAGCGCCTCGCCGTGCAGGCGGGCACCACCAGCGCCGCCAACCTCGCCGCCTGGTACGGCCCGCGCGGCCTGGCCGTCGAGCCCGTCGCGTACCCGACACCCGCCGAGACCCTCGCCGCGTACGCGAGCGGCGACTGCGCGGCGTACGTCCTGGACCGCACCGCCCTCGCCGGGGAGCGGGCCGCGCTGCCCGACCCGGAGGCCCACGTCATCCTCGACGCGGCCATCTCCCGCGAACCGATGGCCGCCGCCGTACGCGACGACGACGCCGACTGGTACCGGCTGTGCCGCTGGGTGCTCCAGCTCCTCGTCGCCGCCGAACACCACGCCGACGAGGCCGAGCGGGGCCCGGGAGGGAGGGCCGAAGGGCTCGCCGAGGCCGCCCGGCTGGCAGGCCGGCACGGCCCCTCGCTCGGACTCGACGAGGGCTGGGCGGCGCGGGTGCTCGACGCGACCGGCACGTACGGCGACATCTACGAGCGCAACCTCGGCGCCGCGTCCGGCCTCGGCGTGCCGCGCGGACTCAACGAACTGTGGACCAGAGGCGGACTGCACTTCGCCGTCCCGCTGGTCTGA